A part of Terriglobus roseus genomic DNA contains:
- the hemB gene encoding porphobilinogen synthase, whose amino-acid sequence MQFPVTRMRRLRRTEAMRSLTRETFLQPSQFIYPLFICPGEGVRKPISSMPGVFNLSIDEALKEAAECASLGIGGLLLFGLPESKDPEGSGAYADDGIAQRALRALKADSSLRSLVMIADTCLCEYTSHGHCGPLTGNGNDCTVDNDATLPLLAKTAVSQARAGADIIAPSDMMDGRVAAIREALDEAGFTETPIMSYAAKFASAFYGPFREAADSTPQMGDRRGYQMAGGNVREAMREIELDVAEGADMLLAKPAGPYLDVIRATRERFDLPLGAYQVSGEYSMLHAAFERGWLDKDRAMMESLLAIRRAGADFIVTYFAKEASQRLR is encoded by the coding sequence ATGCAGTTTCCCGTAACCCGCATGCGCCGTCTGCGCCGTACTGAAGCGATGCGTTCGCTGACTCGCGAGACTTTCCTGCAGCCTTCCCAGTTCATCTATCCGCTGTTTATCTGCCCGGGCGAAGGGGTACGTAAGCCGATCAGCAGCATGCCGGGTGTCTTCAATCTGTCCATCGACGAAGCGCTGAAGGAAGCCGCAGAATGTGCCAGCCTTGGCATTGGTGGTTTGCTCTTGTTTGGTCTTCCTGAGAGCAAAGATCCTGAAGGTAGCGGAGCTTATGCGGACGACGGCATTGCGCAACGCGCCTTGCGTGCTCTGAAGGCTGACTCGTCGTTGCGGTCGCTGGTGATGATCGCCGACACGTGTCTCTGTGAGTACACCAGCCATGGTCACTGCGGTCCTCTGACCGGCAACGGAAACGACTGTACCGTGGACAACGACGCCACGCTACCTCTGCTGGCAAAGACAGCCGTATCGCAGGCTCGAGCTGGCGCCGACATCATCGCTCCAAGCGACATGATGGACGGCCGCGTAGCCGCTATCCGAGAAGCGTTGGATGAAGCCGGATTCACGGAAACTCCCATCATGAGCTATGCAGCGAAATTCGCGTCGGCGTTTTACGGGCCGTTCCGTGAGGCTGCCGATTCCACTCCGCAGATGGGTGATCGCCGTGGTTACCAAATGGCCGGTGGCAACGTGCGCGAAGCCATGCGCGAAATCGAACTCGATGTAGCGGAAGGCGCAGACATGTTGTTGGCGAAGCCGGCTGGCCCCTACCTGGACGTGATCCGGGCCACTCGCGAGCGCTTCGATCTGCCTTTGGGCGCATACCAGGTCAGCGGCGAATACAGCATGTTGCATGCGGCATTCGAACGCGGCTGGCTCGATAAGGATCGCGCGATGATGGAGAGCCTACTTGCAATTCGTAGAGCAGGAGCGGATTTCATAGTCACCTATTTTGCGAAAGAAGCATCTCAGCGTTTGCGCTGA
- a CDS encoding putative bifunctional diguanylate cyclase/phosphodiesterase, with translation MRGNLFDLLLLPVLVIFFGVLQASRPQRRFRLWLAGWIGILVSFLLWLPQGHGLLVSPFLESLRLVLLFLGGLLFVFSFAADGLSPRALTSKLAMVTLPAAIIAAGTTYGFQQPGYIFVCIVAGEAIGVYIAWSVLGRKSPALPWILLLCITGIAVKTVLLAAGNISAILAGILVEIFLACVVLLLASPLRKHIGAWICALGFFGWSTMYVVYEFIDIHPEWVHSLSQIWNLPKYIAGIGMILLVLELDTSKIKVLSEEYRLLYESNPQPMWIYDLATGKFLSINDAAVQVYGYPREEFLGMTLYDIMPEQEQTRLRDTINAPIPDGRQYWRHVRNDGTIFDVDISGHDVMFQGRKARFIMAMDITEQERTNRELVYRAQHDPLTGLANRMLLEDRAQQAIARSARDGNKVALLTLDIDRFKQINDTYGHMVGDECLKEIASRLQSRVRDADTLARTGGEEFTVMIGGLPSARGATGAANALLSSLTHPLKLSNNEIAVSMSIGIALYPDDGLELDTIRKRSDSALYKAKRMGGGCAVMANEQNEMETHSATEVEVALRNALSTSQLEVYYQPIYNNIGHLSRVEALIRGVDEFLRKTGPAVFIPVAEESGLILPLGQWVLNESCRQMAEWRAMGIASFQLAVNVSARQLVQPSFAEKVLQTLQRHQLPPQILHLELTETTLMNDFSSMIHSMKRLAEAGVLFSIDDFGTGYSSLARLSELPISAVKIDRSFVLKLHDNAPSVGIVRAIVHMSRHLNLEIVAEGVETADHVRILRELGCDLFQGFYLGRPLSPEALVEKARRDALATPFQDSPAARLSGERRAAEANAE, from the coding sequence GTGCGAGGCAATCTTTTTGATCTGCTGCTGCTGCCCGTCCTCGTCATCTTTTTTGGCGTACTTCAGGCCAGTCGACCGCAGAGACGTTTCCGTTTATGGCTTGCCGGCTGGATTGGCATCCTTGTCAGCTTCCTGCTTTGGTTGCCGCAAGGCCATGGGCTGCTTGTCAGCCCGTTTTTGGAATCGCTACGCCTTGTACTTCTGTTTCTTGGCGGTCTGCTGTTTGTTTTTTCTTTCGCCGCAGATGGTCTCTCGCCTCGCGCTCTTACTTCAAAACTTGCGATGGTCACGCTGCCTGCAGCCATCATTGCGGCGGGAACTACCTACGGTTTTCAGCAGCCCGGTTATATCTTTGTCTGCATCGTAGCTGGCGAAGCCATCGGAGTTTACATTGCCTGGAGCGTGCTGGGCAGGAAATCGCCTGCTCTCCCGTGGATTTTGTTGCTTTGCATTACCGGCATTGCTGTAAAGACCGTATTGCTGGCAGCAGGCAATATCAGCGCTATTCTGGCCGGAATTCTGGTCGAGATATTTCTGGCATGCGTTGTCCTTCTGCTCGCCAGCCCTCTGCGCAAACACATTGGTGCATGGATCTGCGCGCTGGGATTTTTCGGATGGTCCACGATGTATGTGGTCTACGAGTTCATTGATATACACCCGGAGTGGGTACATTCTCTGAGCCAAATCTGGAACCTGCCAAAATACATTGCCGGCATCGGCATGATCCTGTTGGTGCTGGAGTTGGACACCTCCAAGATCAAGGTGCTCAGCGAAGAGTATCGCCTCTTGTACGAGAGCAATCCGCAGCCCATGTGGATTTACGATCTGGCAACCGGCAAATTCCTTTCCATAAACGACGCCGCAGTACAGGTGTACGGCTATCCGCGGGAAGAATTTCTCGGCATGACCCTGTACGACATCATGCCGGAGCAGGAACAGACTCGACTTCGCGACACGATAAACGCTCCCATTCCGGACGGGCGGCAATACTGGCGTCACGTACGCAATGACGGAACCATCTTTGATGTGGACATCTCTGGACACGACGTCATGTTTCAGGGGCGCAAAGCGCGCTTCATCATGGCCATGGACATCACCGAGCAGGAACGCACAAACCGTGAGCTGGTCTATCGTGCACAGCACGATCCGCTGACTGGTCTTGCGAACCGGATGTTGCTTGAAGATCGTGCACAACAGGCGATTGCCCGTTCCGCACGCGACGGCAACAAGGTGGCACTGCTCACGCTGGACATTGATCGCTTCAAACAGATCAATGACACCTATGGCCACATGGTGGGCGACGAGTGTCTCAAAGAAATTGCCAGCCGACTTCAGTCACGGGTGCGCGATGCGGATACCCTGGCTCGCACCGGTGGTGAAGAATTCACCGTAATGATCGGCGGCCTGCCCTCAGCACGAGGTGCTACGGGCGCAGCAAATGCATTGCTGAGCTCGCTCACGCATCCACTGAAGCTCAGCAACAATGAGATCGCAGTCTCCATGAGCATTGGCATTGCACTGTACCCCGACGATGGCCTGGAACTGGACACCATCCGCAAGCGATCTGACAGTGCTCTCTACAAAGCGAAACGCATGGGCGGTGGTTGCGCCGTCATGGCCAACGAACAGAACGAAATGGAGACCCACTCGGCCACTGAGGTTGAAGTTGCTCTTCGCAACGCACTCTCAACCAGTCAGCTCGAGGTCTATTACCAGCCCATCTACAACAACATTGGGCACCTGTCGCGTGTGGAAGCGCTCATCCGCGGCGTAGACGAATTCCTTCGCAAGACTGGACCTGCTGTCTTCATTCCCGTTGCCGAAGAGAGCGGACTGATCCTCCCGTTGGGCCAATGGGTGCTGAACGAATCCTGCCGTCAGATGGCTGAATGGCGGGCAATGGGCATAGCTTCCTTCCAATTGGCCGTAAACGTATCGGCACGCCAGCTTGTGCAGCCAAGCTTTGCAGAGAAGGTGTTGCAGACGTTGCAGAGGCACCAGTTGCCACCTCAGATCCTGCACCTGGAGCTGACAGAAACCACGCTGATGAACGACTTCAGCAGCATGATTCACAGCATGAAGCGGCTGGCAGAGGCAGGCGTTCTGTTCTCCATCGACGACTTCGGCACAGGCTACTCGTCACTGGCTCGACTCAGCGAACTTCCCATCTCCGCTGTAAAAATCGACCGCTCGTTCGTGCTGAAGCTGCACGATAACGCGCCTTCCGTCGGCATCGTTCGCGCGATCGTTCACATGTCGCGCCATCTGAATCTTGAGATTGTGGCAGAAGGCGTTGAGACCGCTGATCACGTTCGCATTTTGCGCGAACTGGGTTGCGACCTCTTTCAGGGGTTCTATCTCGGCAGGCCACTGTCACCAGAAGCGTTGGTGGAGAAAGCCCGCCGAGACGCGTTGGCAACGCCGTTCCAGGACTCGCCTGCAGCGCGCCTCTCAGGCGAGCGCCGCGCTGCAGAAGCAAACGCCGAATAA
- a CDS encoding TIM barrel protein: protein MNRRDFHKLSFGAAAATMLPSANLFAEPANTVAANDGHKFSVMLWTMDRTLSFEQKLQRVAEAGYTGAEVGNEYEKWTPAEWKTALAAKDKYGITIDSAVPGRNALSDHSKRDALTEDIKKAIPGAKQLGCNQFIYTAYTRVPSQTPEQRRDAIVDTLKYAADLCAKDDIEIVLEPIDWLEYKQEAVPSVADAFEITRLVGNPKVKVLYDFYHEQKQAGNLIEKLTKNVDQVGLVHIADVPGRHEPGTGEVFYTNIYKELARLKYDRYICMEFTPSAGHEWVPTLRKAREEAIAAMKQA, encoded by the coding sequence ATGAACCGCCGCGATTTTCATAAGCTTTCTTTTGGCGCAGCTGCCGCAACCATGTTGCCTTCTGCGAACCTGTTTGCGGAGCCAGCCAACACTGTTGCCGCAAATGATGGCCACAAATTCTCTGTAATGCTGTGGACGATGGACAGGACTCTATCGTTTGAACAGAAGCTGCAGCGCGTGGCGGAAGCTGGTTATACCGGCGCGGAAGTGGGTAACGAATACGAGAAGTGGACCCCCGCAGAGTGGAAGACGGCTCTTGCTGCCAAGGACAAGTACGGCATCACGATTGACTCGGCTGTGCCGGGGCGCAATGCGCTGTCCGATCACTCGAAGCGCGATGCGTTGACGGAGGACATTAAGAAGGCCATTCCTGGCGCAAAGCAGCTGGGCTGCAACCAGTTCATCTATACGGCCTACACGCGCGTGCCATCGCAGACTCCGGAACAGCGCCGCGATGCGATTGTGGACACGTTGAAGTATGCAGCTGATTTGTGCGCGAAAGACGATATCGAGATTGTGTTGGAGCCGATCGACTGGCTTGAGTACAAGCAGGAGGCAGTGCCCAGCGTGGCAGATGCGTTTGAGATCACGCGTCTTGTCGGCAACCCCAAGGTAAAGGTGTTGTACGACTTCTACCATGAGCAGAAGCAGGCCGGAAACCTGATTGAGAAGCTGACCAAGAATGTGGATCAGGTGGGTCTGGTTCACATTGCCGATGTTCCGGGACGCCATGAGCCGGGTACTGGCGAAGTCTTCTACACGAACATCTACAAGGAACTGGCGCGTTTGAAGTATGACCGTTACATCTGCATGGAGTTCACGCCATCCGCTGGACATGAATGGGTGCCCACGCTGCGCAAGGCGCGAGAAGAAGCCATTGCAGCGATGAAGCAGGCGTAG
- a CDS encoding TIM barrel protein → MNRREPMRAGNFAPGAPSWRFSSMLWNLNRKVPMEQRLEMLAAAGYTGAELVDEWRSWTPQEMRSIVAKRHALGIDFDLIFPAKVSLTDTDKRDLLRAQVKEAIPVAQELGTKQFSFNSGPHIPGATREQEWAAISDGLKIAADALGDAKIAILLEPIDVLENAKLAINSAFDGFALVRALNDPRIKVLYDLYHEQRGTGNVIETLRKNIDLTATVHIADVPGRHRPGTGEMNYANIYRELARLNYSGYICMEFYPLSDTTAELKAAREEALAAARTA, encoded by the coding sequence ATGAATCGTCGCGAACCAATGAGGGCCGGTAATTTCGCGCCCGGTGCGCCATCGTGGCGTTTTTCTTCCATGCTCTGGAATCTGAACCGCAAGGTTCCCATGGAGCAACGGTTAGAGATGCTTGCCGCCGCTGGTTACACGGGCGCGGAACTGGTAGATGAGTGGCGTAGCTGGACACCACAGGAGATGCGCAGCATCGTGGCCAAGCGCCATGCGCTGGGCATCGACTTTGATCTGATTTTTCCGGCGAAGGTGAGCCTCACGGACACAGACAAGCGTGACCTGTTGCGTGCGCAGGTGAAGGAAGCCATTCCGGTGGCGCAGGAACTGGGCACGAAACAGTTCTCGTTCAACTCTGGACCACATATCCCAGGGGCAACTCGTGAACAGGAGTGGGCTGCAATCTCCGATGGATTGAAGATTGCCGCGGATGCACTGGGCGATGCCAAGATTGCGATTCTGCTGGAACCGATCGATGTGTTGGAAAACGCAAAGCTGGCGATCAACTCGGCGTTCGACGGGTTTGCGCTGGTTCGTGCGTTGAATGATCCGCGGATCAAAGTGTTGTACGACCTGTACCATGAGCAACGCGGCACAGGGAACGTGATTGAGACGCTGCGGAAGAACATCGACCTCACAGCAACGGTGCATATTGCTGATGTTCCGGGACGACATCGTCCAGGGACAGGTGAGATGAACTACGCCAATATCTACCGTGAACTTGCGCGTTTGAATTACAGCGGTTACATCTGCATGGAGTTCTATCCGCTGAGCGATACCACGGCTGAACTGAAGGCTGCACGAGAGGAAGCGCTCGCGGCGGCACGAACCGCATAA
- a CDS encoding c-type cytochrome, which yields MGLLPLGVMLTAAAQFPRSITEPTAVDRGSKIWAKDCARCHGADAKGTNAAPDMIRSTVILHDRRENLRGKELAPFLKTSAPHNFNYSDKEASDISQFLSAQINKILRSGYNDKPQGLTSGDLEAGKAYFNGQGECAKCHSVTGDLAGVGKRYSPATLQQKIVFPQGGLGKKAPVEVTVKMPTGETVSGTLVSMDDFTATVKHQDGSVESVNIVAGSKVSVKNPYAEHEALVHRLTDADMHNLTTYLDTLQ from the coding sequence ATGGGATTGCTTCCGCTCGGCGTGATGTTGACCGCCGCAGCTCAGTTCCCACGATCGATCACGGAACCCACCGCCGTAGATCGCGGCTCGAAGATTTGGGCCAAAGATTGCGCTCGTTGCCACGGTGCAGATGCCAAAGGCACCAATGCAGCGCCAGATATGATCCGCAGCACGGTGATCCTGCATGATCGCCGTGAAAACCTCCGCGGCAAAGAGCTCGCGCCGTTCCTGAAAACCTCTGCACCGCATAATTTCAACTACAGCGACAAGGAAGCCAGCGACATTTCGCAGTTCTTGTCCGCGCAGATCAACAAGATTCTGCGCAGCGGCTACAACGACAAGCCGCAGGGCCTGACCTCAGGCGATCTGGAAGCAGGCAAGGCTTACTTCAACGGCCAGGGTGAATGCGCCAAGTGCCACTCCGTCACCGGCGATCTTGCTGGTGTGGGCAAGCGCTATAGCCCTGCGACGCTGCAACAGAAGATCGTCTTCCCGCAGGGCGGCCTGGGCAAGAAGGCTCCTGTGGAAGTGACCGTGAAGATGCCCACGGGCGAGACGGTCTCCGGCACGCTTGTCAGCATGGATGACTTCACCGCAACCGTGAAGCACCAGGACGGTAGCGTGGAATCCGTCAACATCGTCGCCGGCAGCAAAGTCAGCGTAAAGAATCCTTATGCGGAGCACGAAGCCCTCGTTCACCGCCTGACCGACGCGGACATGCACAACCTGACCACCTATCTGGACACACTGCAATGA